Proteins from a genomic interval of Rosa chinensis cultivar Old Blush chromosome 2, RchiOBHm-V2, whole genome shotgun sequence:
- the LOC112184972 gene encoding uncharacterized protein LOC112184972 has protein sequence MCDQTLLAVANIFLRSSLCMNYEVNRSKSEGYLLMHYYNYPPNLTVTEVFIDIVYKSSSPMGPRLFEAAEAFYLCAGVDVKYEEIIEATSIDSSKVIRSCTAQLQLLLTGDFFDDI, from the exons ATGTGTGATCAAACATTGCTTGCTGTGGCTAATATCTTTTTGAGAAGTTCTCTgtgtatgaactatgaagtaAATAGAAGCAAATCGGAAGGTTATCTACTGATGCATTATTACAATTATCCTCCAAACTTAACGGTTACTGAAGTTTTCATAGATATAGTGTACAAATCCTCATCCCCAAT GGGTCCAAGATTGTTTGAAGCTGCTGAAGCCTTCTACTTG TGTGCAGGGGTCGATGTTAAATATGAAGAGATAATTGAAGCAACTTCAATTGACTCCAGCAAAGTCATACGGTCCTGCACTGCTCAG TTGCAGCTGCTACTGACAGGAGACTTCTTCGATGATATATGA